The DNA window ttttcacgacgatttcagttgcaaagcaccagctttgtgcacgcgccgcatccatcTGCGAGCAGTCCAGGATTAATTAGATCTCCTCACCAGCTATTCAAGAGGGGCAATGAATAGATTGCTGAAAGGAGtggaacgtatacatagaggcACGTTCTAACAAACTATTTAGGAACAgtttccacgccattttttacgacggttaggggaagatgagcggaaccacccaggATCCCggaatctacaaccccatttTTGGTTTCTCCCGCGCATTCTCTCAACACGTCAGATTCagggtatgctgccttcaacccAAGTAAAACTAGTCGGCTCTGCAACGGCCAAGATCGTAACCGTGTAAAATGCCGCAAACTAGTTTATAACGCAGATCACGCGAACTATGTACAGTGCAACAACGAAAAACGGCAATGCAACCGTTCAAACCCCAGACACACACAATTCCACtcaattgaattttttaattgtGTACCTTTCCAACAGCAATGCTCTAAACTAGTTAAAATCGGGTTAACCCTTTTCAGTAAGGTCGGATTCGTTTCtgtgagacaaaaaaaatgctataAATGAAGACTTTGCTATACATAAGtacaaaagaaagcaaatcGCTACAAAACAGTTAGGCTAttaactttctttctttctttctttcctcgaTAAGGCCTTCCCACGCTTCCCAATAATTCTTCCTACGTAGAGTACGCGTACGCACATAGTACATGAATATAACACTTGGCATCACTTAaatttggctttttttctagatttcttTTCGCCATTCACCAGAGAAACCGCTAGCCACATTCTTGGGCTTAGAAAGCCTAGTCAAAGCATTCTTTCGAATCAGAAAGTCGAGTTATTGACTTCATTGATTTATGTgatcaaataaaaagttctCTTTCGATGCACCAAGCAGTGTGTGGCTAATCacttttttggaatgaaattaGCTATTCTGTTAACACTGTGAATTCATTAAGACTAAAAAGTCTTAGAGAATAACTTATCGATTTCCAAATTGTGGGACACGAAACACGGTGAGATGTTATGTCCCTTTTACTGGCAACAAATCTCTAGGTTATACTTATGCTAAAAGACATTTCTTTTccagtaattttgaaaaattcttgttaTCCTGTACTGTGTGGCTAAATCAACCAACATTCCGAGAAAATAACGAGTCCAGAAGCTGGGCAGTCTGCTCTACAAGGAATTAGGTGCCAAATCGTGCAGATGTGcagatgaacaaaaatttagaagaCAGTAAACCTCGGTTGTCAACAAGATTTTTACGTGAGCTAAAGCTTGGTGTAAGCCTTGTTAAATTATCTATTTAGTGAATATCcaataattatttacttaatgAATGAATAGTGCATAATATAATTATAGACGAAAAACAACTTTATCTAAAAACGACTACAACTGAATTATAATGCAGTGATTAATACATATTCTCATTCCTATtcataatgtaatataattataaataacaCTAGGAATAAACAGTAACTTATTTGTAAATACGTAAAAAcaatatttatgtatgtataaaaaataacaactgCTCACAACTATTGCTGTCTACGTAGTATCACCTGTCTGTTCTgtactcccgttgttcatcgatttgctcgagagGGCACCAAGAATACTTCCATTTCTCCCGATTGCGCAGAAGtgatgtcgcgtggtatccagtcgcttacggctctgatccaacgattgtcgctgaaacgcatcacgtgtccggcccacctaattttgctttccttggcatacGTGGTAGCGCCTTTGATCTTCAATCGGTAATgtaggagtgaacttcgaatcccttcctTCACTTGCGTAAAGCGCGTTGCTCCTAccatcaccctttcaattctGCGTTCTATAGCGCTGAtagcattttcctcctgcttgcgaaaggaccatgtttctgaagcgtaggtcaatGCAGAAAGAACGATGgggttgaataggtgagcacggagttGGATTTCATTgctcctcttcactacatccttgaTGCTCTTAAATGCTCCCCAAACCGCTCGTCTCTTTCTGCCCTGCTCGGAgctcaggtcgttcatcatgttaatTTCCCGACCTGAATATACTATAGCTGGAGCATCCGGATATAGACGTTCGTTCCGTTGGCGTGAATGAGGCCTCAGAAATCCATCCGTTCCTCATAAACATAGTCTTGTCTAGGTTCGGCTGAAGACCGGTCTTCTTACACATTTCgtcaaattcggccagcatccgttccgcctgattgatgcttAATGATAAAAACGATGTcgtcagcgaaacgaagatgatGTAAtcacgaagtatctttatgCTTGGAGTGGTTGTCCAAggcgactctaggtaagccaaaggtacaaaaggctacgtggttttggaacgaggaagttcaggcggcaattcgtgagaagaagtccaagtata is part of the Necator americanus strain Aroian chromosome V, whole genome shotgun sequence genome and encodes:
- a CDS encoding hypothetical protein (NECATOR_CHRV.G19065.T1), which codes for MMNDLSSEQGRKRRAVWGAFKSIKDVVKRSNEIQLRAHLFNPIVLSALTYASETWSFRKQEENAISAIERRIERVMVGATRFTQVKEGIRSSLLHYRLKIKGATTYAKESKIRWAGHVMRFSDNRWIRAVSDWIPRDITSAQSGEMEVFLVPSRANR